Proteins co-encoded in one uncultured Bacteroides sp. genomic window:
- the bamD gene encoding outer membrane protein assembly factor BamD: protein MKRNIILTLLIAGALSSCGEYNKLLKSTDYEYKYEAAKNYFAKGKYSKSATLLEDMLIQLKGTDKAEESLYMLAMSYYNQQDFSTASHYFSTYYNTYPRGTFVELARFHSGKSLYLDTPEARLDQSGTYKAIQELQMFMEYFPQSSKKQEAQDMIFALQDKLVLKEYLAAKLYYDLGNYMGNNYQSCVITAQNALKDYPYAKLREELSILVLRSKYEMATQSIVEKQNDRFRETVDEYYAFKNEFPESKYSKEVEKIFKESSKKTKE, encoded by the coding sequence ATGAAAAGAAATATCATCCTTACATTACTCATAGCAGGTGCTCTCTCTTCTTGTGGAGAATATAATAAATTATTGAAAAGTACTGATTATGAGTACAAGTATGAGGCAGCCAAGAACTATTTCGCTAAAGGCAAATACTCAAAATCTGCCACGTTGCTAGAGGATATGCTTATACAGTTAAAAGGGACTGACAAAGCGGAAGAATCTTTGTATATGCTTGCAATGAGTTATTATAATCAGCAGGATTTCTCAACTGCTTCCCATTATTTTTCGACTTATTACAATACTTATCCTCGTGGTACATTTGTTGAATTGGCACGGTTCCACAGTGGAAAATCTTTGTATCTGGATACTCCGGAAGCAAGATTAGACCAGTCGGGAACTTATAAAGCCATTCAGGAACTGCAGATGTTCATGGAATATTTCCCGCAAAGTTCCAAAAAACAGGAGGCTCAGGATATGATTTTCGCTTTGCAGGATAAACTGGTGCTTAAAGAATATCTGGCAGCTAAGTTATATTATGACTTGGGTAATTATATGGGTAATAATTATCAGTCATGTGTAATCACAGCACAAAATGCCTTAAAGGATTATCCTTATGCTAAGTTACGCGAAGAACTTTCAATTCTGGTGTTACGTTCAAAATATGAAATGGCAACACAGAGTATTGTGGAAAAACAAAATGATCGTTTTAGAGAAACGGTAGATGAATATTACGCTTTCAAAAATGAATTTCCGGAAAGTAAATACTCTAAGGAGGTAGAAAAGATATTTAAAGAATCAAGTAAGAAAACTAAAGAATAA
- a CDS encoding phenylacetate--CoA ligase, translated as MIWNESIECMNREELRKIQSIRLKKMVEYVYYNTPFYRKKMQELGITPDDINGIEDITKLPFTTKTDLRDNYPFGLCAVPMSQIVRIHGSSGTTGKPTVVGYTRKDLSLWTECLSRCFTAYGADKKDIFQISYGYGLFTGGLGAHYGAENIGASVIPMSSGNTDKQIQLMHDFGTTMLCCTPSYALFIADAIKDSGIPREDFKLKAGAFGAEPWTESMRKEIEEKLGIRAYDIYGLSEISGPGVGFECEQQNGTHLNEDHFFPEIIDPNTFEPVEAGQPGELVFTHLTKEGMPLLRYRTKDLTALHYEKCECGRTLVRMDRILGRSDDMLIIRGVNVFPTQIESVILELPEFEPHYLLTVDRVNNTDRMELKVEVRPEYYSDEINKMLALKKKITSRLQSVLGLGVDVKLVEPRSIERSVGKAKRVIDNRKL; from the coding sequence ATGATTTGGAACGAAAGTATCGAATGCATGAATCGCGAAGAACTTCGCAAAATTCAGAGCATCAGATTGAAAAAAATGGTGGAGTATGTATATTACAACACACCTTTCTACCGAAAAAAAATGCAGGAACTGGGGATTACCCCTGATGATATTAATGGTATAGAAGATATTACTAAACTGCCGTTTACAACAAAAACAGATTTACGGGATAATTATCCGTTCGGACTTTGTGCAGTACCTATGTCACAGATTGTAAGAATTCACGGATCATCCGGTACAACCGGAAAACCTACCGTTGTAGGTTATACTCGCAAGGACTTGTCTTTGTGGACAGAATGTCTTTCCCGCTGTTTTACAGCTTATGGAGCCGACAAAAAAGATATATTTCAGATATCTTACGGTTACGGACTTTTTACCGGTGGACTTGGTGCACATTATGGTGCTGAAAACATTGGAGCTTCCGTTATTCCTATGTCTAGTGGAAACACGGATAAACAAATTCAGCTGATGCACGATTTCGGAACCACTATGTTATGTTGTACTCCTTCATACGCTCTTTTTATAGCCGATGCAATTAAAGATTCAGGCATTCCGAGAGAAGATTTCAAGCTTAAAGCAGGCGCTTTTGGTGCAGAACCCTGGACAGAAAGTATGCGTAAGGAAATTGAAGAAAAGCTGGGGATAAGGGCTTACGATATATATGGATTAAGTGAAATATCAGGTCCCGGGGTGGGCTTTGAATGCGAACAGCAGAATGGAACTCACCTTAATGAAGACCATTTCTTCCCCGAAATAATTGATCCTAACACGTTTGAGCCTGTAGAAGCTGGTCAGCCAGGAGAATTGGTCTTTACTCATTTAACCAAAGAAGGTATGCCGCTCTTGCGCTATCGCACTAAAGACCTTACTGCCCTTCATTATGAAAAATGCGAATGTGGCCGTACGTTGGTACGTATGGATCGTATTCTGGGAAGGAGCGATGATATGCTTATTATTCGCGGTGTGAATGTATTCCCAACACAAATAGAATCAGTTATACTGGAATTACCCGAATTTGAACCGCATTATCTGTTAACAGTAGATCGTGTGAACAATACCGACAGAATGGAGCTGAAGGTCGAGGTGCGTCCTGAGTATTATTCCGATGAGATTAATAAGATGCTTGCATTGAAGAAGAAAATAACGTCTCGTTTGCAGAGTGTTCTTGGGCTGGGAGTCGATGTTAAACTGGTGGAACCACGTAGTATTGAACGAAGTGTGGGTAAGGCCAAACGAGTGATTGATAACAGAAAACTGTAA
- a CDS encoding amino acid-binding protein, giving the protein MVAKQLSIFLENKSGRLTEVTEVLAREGINLSALCIAENADFGILRGIVSDPDKAYKVLKENHFAVNITDVVGINCPNVPGALAKVLTYLSEAGVFIEYMYSFANNDSANVIIRPSDMETCIKVLTEKKVDLLAASDLYKL; this is encoded by the coding sequence ATGGTAGCAAAACAATTATCCATATTCCTGGAAAATAAATCCGGAAGACTCACAGAAGTAACTGAAGTTTTGGCTAGAGAGGGCATTAATCTTTCAGCGTTGTGCATTGCCGAGAATGCAGATTTTGGTATTCTTCGTGGAATTGTTTCTGATCCGGATAAAGCTTATAAAGTACTTAAAGAGAATCATTTCGCTGTAAATATCACAGACGTGGTAGGAATTAATTGTCCTAACGTGCCGGGTGCTTTGGCCAAAGTTCTTACTTACTTGTCTGAAGCCGGAGTCTTTATCGAATATATGTATTCGTTTGCTAATAACGATTCAGCCAATGTAATTATCCGGCCTAGTGATATGGAAACCTGTATCAAGGTTCTGACAGAAAAAAAGGTTGATCTTTTGGCAGCAAGCGATTTATATAAACTCTGA
- a CDS encoding DNA-directed RNA polymerase subunit omega yields the protein MDYKKTNAPANTITRDMMDLCSDTGNVYETVSIIGKRANQISVEIKNDLAKKLQEFASYTDNMEEVFENREQIEISRYYEKLPKPDLIAAQEYLEGKIYYRNPAKEKDKLQ from the coding sequence ATGGATTACAAAAAAACAAATGCTCCGGCTAATACCATTACACGTGACATGATGGATCTGTGTTCCGATACTGGTAATGTTTATGAAACGGTTTCAATTATCGGTAAACGTGCAAATCAGATTAGTGTAGAAATTAAGAACGATCTGGCAAAGAAATTGCAGGAGTTTGCTTCATATACAGATAATATGGAGGAAGTATTTGAAAATAGAGAGCAGATTGAAATCTCTCGTTATTACGAAAAGCTGCCTAAACCAGACTTAATTGCTGCACAGGAATATCTGGAAGGTAAAATTTATTATAGAAATCCAGCTAAGGAAAAAGATAAATTACAATAA
- the uvrB gene encoding excinuclease ABC subunit UvrB, which produces MDFELTSDYQPTGDQPEAIAQLTEGLVSGLPAQTLLGVTGSGKTFTVANVIKNVNRPTLILSHNKTLAAQLYGEFKSFFPNNAVEYYVSYYDYYQPEAYLPSSDTYIEKDLAINDEIDKLRLAATSALLSGRKDIVVVSSVSCIYGMGNPSDFYKNVIDIEAGRAINRNVFLRRLVDSLYSRNDVELNRGNFRVKGDTVDIFLAYSDHVLRVVFWGDEIDSIEEVDPLSGLKIASYDAYKIYPANLFMTTKESTIGAIHQIEDDLTQQVKFFESIGKPYEAKRIYERVTYDMEMIRELGHCSGIENYSRYFDGREPGTRPYCLLDFFPDDFLIVIDESHVSVPQIRAMYGGDRARKTNLVEYGFRLPAAMDNRPLKFEEFETLAKQVIYVSATPADYELVRSEGIVVEQVIRPTGLLDPVIQVRPSMNQIDDLMEEIQLTIEKEERVLITTLTKRMAEELTDYLLGNGVKCNYIHSDVDTMDRVKIMEDLRAGIYDVLIGVNLLREGLDLPEVSLVAILDADKEGFLRSHRSLTQTAGRAARNVNGRVIMYADKITDSMKKTIDETNRRREKQLAYNEANGIVPQQIKKALKMSVFTGSDSQQSSKVPKAYVEPTGTNVAADPIVQYMNKSQLEKNIEKTKKQMRDAAKKLEFLEAAQYRDELIKLEDLLKEKFPA; this is translated from the coding sequence ATGGATTTTGAACTAACATCAGACTATCAACCTACGGGAGATCAACCGGAAGCTATTGCTCAGCTAACCGAAGGTCTTGTAAGCGGACTTCCTGCGCAGACACTTCTCGGAGTAACCGGATCGGGGAAAACGTTTACTGTTGCCAATGTAATTAAGAACGTAAACAGACCAACCCTGATATTGAGTCACAACAAGACTCTGGCAGCTCAGCTTTATGGTGAATTCAAAAGCTTTTTCCCAAATAACGCAGTGGAATACTACGTCTCTTATTACGACTATTATCAGCCTGAAGCCTACCTTCCAAGCAGTGATACTTATATCGAAAAAGATTTAGCAATTAACGATGAGATCGATAAACTGCGACTGGCCGCCACTTCGGCTTTACTTTCAGGGCGTAAAGATATAGTGGTTGTCTCTTCCGTATCCTGTATTTACGGTATGGGAAATCCTTCCGACTTCTATAAAAATGTAATCGATATAGAAGCCGGACGAGCCATCAACAGGAATGTTTTTCTTCGTCGATTGGTAGATAGTCTCTATTCACGTAATGATGTGGAACTGAATCGTGGTAATTTCCGCGTTAAGGGTGATACGGTTGACATCTTTCTTGCTTACTCTGATCATGTATTAAGGGTGGTTTTCTGGGGAGATGAAATTGATTCCATAGAGGAAGTTGATCCGCTTTCAGGACTAAAGATTGCATCCTATGACGCTTATAAAATATATCCGGCTAATCTCTTTATGACTACCAAAGAGAGCACAATAGGTGCTATTCACCAGATAGAAGATGACCTGACCCAGCAGGTGAAATTTTTCGAATCAATAGGAAAGCCTTACGAGGCAAAGCGTATCTATGAACGGGTTACTTACGATATGGAAATGATCCGTGAGTTGGGACATTGTTCGGGTATTGAGAATTATTCCCGATACTTCGACGGTCGGGAACCAGGTACTCGTCCTTATTGTTTGCTTGATTTCTTTCCGGATGATTTTCTTATTGTAATAGACGAGAGCCATGTTAGTGTTCCTCAGATCAGAGCCATGTATGGAGGCGACCGCGCCCGCAAAACAAACCTTGTGGAATATGGTTTCCGCCTTCCGGCTGCCATGGATAACCGTCCGCTGAAGTTTGAAGAGTTTGAAACCCTAGCCAAACAAGTTATCTATGTAAGCGCTACTCCGGCCGATTATGAGCTGGTAAGGAGTGAAGGTATTGTAGTGGAACAGGTTATCAGACCTACCGGACTTCTTGATCCTGTTATACAGGTGAGGCCAAGTATGAATCAGATTGATGATTTAATGGAAGAAATTCAACTGACGATAGAGAAAGAAGAACGAGTTCTTATCACAACGCTGACCAAGCGAATGGCGGAAGAGCTGACTGATTATTTATTGGGCAACGGCGTTAAGTGTAATTATATCCACAGCGATGTGGACACAATGGATCGAGTAAAAATCATGGAAGATCTTCGCGCCGGCATATACGATGTACTTATCGGGGTAAACCTTCTTCGTGAAGGACTCGACCTTCCGGAAGTTTCACTGGTAGCTATCCTCGATGCAGACAAGGAAGGCTTCCTCCGCTCCCACCGCTCACTGACTCAAACTGCAGGACGTGCTGCCCGAAACGTAAACGGACGCGTAATTATGTATGCGGACAAGATTACCGACAGCATGAAGAAAACCATTGATGAGACTAATCGCCGCAGGGAAAAGCAGTTGGCCTATAACGAAGCCAATGGAATTGTTCCGCAGCAGATTAAGAAAGCTCTGAAAATGTCTGTATTCACCGGTAGTGATAGTCAGCAAAGCAGTAAAGTGCCCAAGGCATACGTGGAACCTACAGGCACAAATGTAGCTGCCGATCCTATTGTTCAGTACATGAATAAGTCTCAGCTGGAAAAGAATATAGAGAAGACCAAGAAGCAAATGCGCGACGCTGCCAAGAAGCTTGAATTCCTCGAAGCTGCTCAGTACAGAGATGAGCTGATTAAGCTGGAAGATTTGTTGAAAGAGAAGTTTCCGGCATAA